The Algoriphagus sanaruensis genome window below encodes:
- the typA gene encoding translational GTPase TypA has product MQNIRNIAIIAHVDHGKTTLVDKIIHASKIFRENQQFEDLILDNNDLERERGITILSKNVSVRYKDHKINIIDTPGHADFGGEVERVLKMADGVILLVDAFEGPMPQTRFVLSKALSLGLTPIVVVNKVDKENCRPDEVHEAVFELMFNLDATEEQLEFQTLYGSAKQNWMGPDWKNPTDSILPLLDAILDYIPAPKISEGSLQMQITSLDYSNFVGRIAIGRVARGTISENQQIALCKADGSIKKMRVKELHTFEGLGKNKVQTVSAGDICAVNGIEDFEIGDTIADVENPEPLPRIAIDEPTMNMLFTINNSPFFGKEGKFVTSRHLRDRLMKETEKNLALRVEPTDSEDRFLVYGRGILHLSVLIETMRREGYELQVGQPQVIFKEIDGVKCEPIETLVVDVPQETAGKVIELATQRKGELLIMEPKGDLQHLEFKIPSRGLIGLRNNVLTATQGEAIMNHRFTSYEPFKGPIPGRINGSLISMEGGPCTAYAIDKLQDRGVFFIEPGDDLYTGQVIGEHSRDNDIVVNVQKGKKLTNMRASGSDDNVRIAPPKRFSLEESMEYIQKDEYLEITPKSIRMRKIYLDENERARMAKKED; this is encoded by the coding sequence ATGCAGAATATTCGGAATATCGCGATCATCGCACACGTTGACCACGGTAAAACAACCCTTGTGGATAAAATCATCCACGCTTCAAAAATCTTCAGAGAAAATCAGCAATTCGAAGACCTGATCCTCGACAACAACGACCTAGAACGTGAACGCGGAATCACCATTCTTTCTAAAAACGTATCCGTACGCTACAAAGACCATAAAATCAACATCATTGATACTCCAGGTCACGCAGACTTTGGAGGCGAGGTAGAACGAGTGTTGAAGATGGCTGATGGGGTTATTCTATTGGTAGATGCCTTTGAAGGACCAATGCCTCAAACTCGATTTGTATTAAGCAAGGCACTTTCGCTTGGTTTGACTCCAATCGTAGTAGTAAATAAAGTAGATAAAGAAAACTGTCGTCCGGACGAGGTTCACGAAGCTGTATTCGAGCTCATGTTCAATCTTGATGCTACTGAAGAGCAATTAGAGTTTCAAACCCTGTATGGTTCTGCCAAGCAAAATTGGATGGGTCCTGACTGGAAAAATCCTACTGACTCTATTCTTCCTCTTTTGGACGCTATCCTAGACTATATCCCAGCTCCAAAAATTTCTGAAGGCTCCCTTCAGATGCAAATCACCTCTTTGGATTATTCCAACTTTGTTGGCCGAATTGCAATCGGACGTGTTGCAAGAGGTACCATCTCTGAAAACCAGCAGATCGCCCTTTGCAAAGCAGACGGATCCATTAAAAAGATGCGTGTAAAAGAATTGCACACCTTCGAAGGTCTTGGAAAAAATAAAGTTCAAACAGTTAGCGCAGGTGACATTTGTGCAGTGAATGGAATTGAAGATTTTGAAATCGGAGATACGATTGCTGACGTAGAAAACCCAGAACCGCTTCCACGTATTGCCATCGATGAGCCTACCATGAATATGCTCTTCACGATCAATAACTCTCCATTCTTTGGAAAAGAAGGGAAATTTGTGACTTCACGTCACTTGAGAGATCGTTTGATGAAAGAAACCGAGAAAAACTTGGCGCTACGAGTGGAGCCTACCGATTCAGAAGATCGATTCCTGGTCTATGGACGAGGCATTCTTCACTTGTCAGTTTTGATTGAGACCATGAGAAGAGAAGGCTACGAACTTCAAGTGGGTCAACCTCAAGTGATTTTCAAGGAAATCGACGGAGTAAAATGTGAACCAATTGAAACCCTTGTGGTAGATGTTCCGCAGGAAACTGCAGGAAAGGTAATCGAATTAGCGACTCAGCGTAAAGGTGAATTGTTGATCATGGAACCTAAGGGAGATCTTCAGCACTTGGAGTTCAAGATTCCTTCCAGAGGTTTGATCGGATTGAGAAACAACGTCCTTACAGCGACTCAAGGTGAAGCAATCATGAATCACCGATTTACGTCTTATGAACCTTTCAAAGGCCCAATCCCAGGACGAATCAATGGTTCTTTGATTTCCATGGAAGGCGGTCCTTGTACAGCCTATGCGATTGACAAACTTCAGGATCGAGGAGTTTTCTTCATCGAGCCAGGGGATGATCTATACACAGGACAGGTAATCGGTGAGCATTCCCGAGATAATGACATCGTAGTCAACGTACAAAAAGGTAAGAAGCTAACCAATATGCGTGCTTCGGGTTCTGACGACAACGTTAGAATCGCACCTCCAAAGCGATTCTCTTTGGAAGAATCCATGGAATACATCCAGAAAGATGAATACCTTGAAATCACTCCTAAGTCCATCCGAATGAGAAAAATTTACTTGGATGAGAACGAAAGAGCCAGAATGGCCAAAAAAGAGGATTAA
- a CDS encoding aldo/keto reductase, with the protein MNYRKLGKTGWEVSEISLGTWQVGGGWGQAFDLKKAEEILHTAFDQGVNFVDTADVYDGGLSEAAVGKVVRERSEKIYVATKCGRRIQPHVNEGYTPSRLRKYVEDSLRNTGLEQIDLIQLHCPPGEVYHRDEIFGLFEDLKAEGKIAEMGVSVERINEAMTAMKHEIVSTIQIIFNLFRQRPAELLFSHAEVNQIGLIIRVPLASGLLSGKITPQTTFAKDDHRHFNREGKAFDKGETFSGVPLEKAFPAIKELKKIVGEPLSGFALKWILMFNQVGTVIPGASSISQVLQNIEAAKLPDLSSDQMKELELLYKEYIKSEVHHLW; encoded by the coding sequence ATGAACTATCGAAAATTAGGAAAAACGGGTTGGGAAGTATCTGAAATCAGTTTGGGAACTTGGCAAGTTGGAGGTGGCTGGGGCCAGGCTTTTGATCTGAAAAAGGCAGAAGAAATTCTGCACACAGCATTTGACCAAGGTGTCAATTTTGTGGATACCGCTGATGTCTATGATGGGGGACTGAGTGAAGCGGCTGTAGGAAAAGTTGTGAGGGAGCGCTCTGAAAAAATCTATGTGGCAACAAAATGTGGTAGAAGAATTCAGCCTCATGTAAATGAGGGATACACTCCATCAAGATTGCGAAAATATGTGGAGGATAGCCTGAGAAATACAGGACTTGAACAAATCGATTTGATCCAACTCCACTGTCCTCCGGGTGAAGTGTACCATCGGGATGAGATTTTTGGACTTTTTGAGGACTTGAAAGCAGAGGGCAAAATCGCCGAAATGGGAGTCAGTGTGGAGCGGATCAATGAAGCAATGACTGCCATGAAACATGAGATTGTTTCGACGATTCAAATCATTTTCAATCTATTTAGACAGCGACCAGCTGAGTTACTTTTCAGCCATGCCGAAGTCAATCAAATAGGACTTATCATTCGTGTTCCTCTAGCTAGTGGATTGCTGAGTGGTAAGATTACACCTCAAACAACTTTTGCCAAAGATGATCATCGCCATTTCAACAGGGAGGGAAAAGCTTTTGATAAGGGAGAAACTTTTTCTGGAGTTCCTTTAGAAAAGGCCTTTCCTGCCATTAAAGAATTGAAAAAAATAGTTGGAGAGCCTCTTTCTGGATTTGCCTTGAAATGGATTTTGATGTTCAATCAAGTGGGGACGGTCATCCCGGGAGCATCCTCAATCTCACAAGTTTTACAAAATATTGAGGCGGCCAAGTTGCCTGACTTAAGCTCGGATCAGATGAAGGAATTAGAGCTTCTCTATAAAGAATATATAAAGTCAGAGGTTCATCACCTTTGGTAA
- a CDS encoding GDSL-type esterase/lipase family protein — protein sequence MLGMSENEQGMNGFGSGKFWFMFEIMKRYYSLLLLLFTFLNHLSFGQEIPFEQEVRKISSTWDSLGWKPRSTVFTGSSTIRMWKNLDGNFPSENLINTGFGGSKASDLERHLFPLVIKYEPARVFIYEGDNDLWADIPASEILSSLDRIVTRIHLINPDTKIYLIGAKPSPSRWEKKSNYLIFNQLLSEYCQAKENIQFVDTWNALTNPDGSPRPELYIKDQLHLNQDGYVIWAEIFKPFF from the coding sequence ATGCTCGGAATGTCCGAAAATGAGCAGGGGATGAACGGTTTTGGTTCAGGGAAATTTTGGTTTATGTTTGAGATTATGAAAAGATATTATTCGCTCCTGCTTCTGTTATTTACTTTCTTGAATCACCTTTCATTCGGTCAAGAAATTCCTTTTGAACAAGAAGTGCGTAAAATCTCGTCGACTTGGGATAGTTTGGGATGGAAGCCTCGTTCTACCGTTTTCACAGGTAGCTCAACCATTCGCATGTGGAAGAATTTAGATGGAAATTTTCCAAGTGAAAACCTAATCAATACTGGATTTGGGGGTTCTAAAGCCTCTGACTTGGAGCGACACTTATTCCCTTTGGTGATCAAATATGAACCGGCTCGAGTATTCATTTATGAAGGAGACAACGACCTTTGGGCTGATATCCCCGCTTCGGAGATTCTCTCGAGCCTTGACCGAATTGTAACTCGAATCCATTTAATCAATCCTGATACTAAGATCTATTTGATTGGAGCAAAGCCAAGTCCTTCTCGTTGGGAGAAAAAATCCAACTATTTGATTTTTAACCAACTGCTAAGCGAATACTGCCAAGCCAAAGAAAATATCCAATTTGTGGATACTTGGAACGCATTGACCAACCCTGACGGAAGCCCAAGACCAGAACTTTATATTAAAGATCAACTTCACTTAAATCAAGATGGCTATGTAATTTGGGCGGAGATTTTTAAACCTTTCTTTTGA
- a CDS encoding bile acid:sodium symporter family protein, with the protein MTRVFRLLPVLFFLAMILSLWSFGIQNSGMAVIGFLFALGLGFRTNNFYKAFSFPVYILGIVSLGMYFPQFFQEINGFRLTGLINPLIQVIMFGMGATLSWSDFAAVAKSPKAVGLGILAQFMVMPLVGFGLATLSGLNPEVAAGIILVGSAPGGTASNVMAFLAKANVALSVTLTSISTLLAPLMMPILMKVLAGQFIEIDVLKMMWDIFKIILLPVGSGLLVNQIWKGKSSIIERILPIISMIGIALIILVITAAGRDGLLQIGPLLILLVLIHNLFGYGIGYGFSRLIGMSEKDSRTLAIEVGMQNAGLASGLSAILGKIGTVGLAPAVFGPMQNVTGSVLATFWSRKGLKKK; encoded by the coding sequence ATGACTCGAGTATTTCGATTACTTCCTGTTCTGTTTTTTTTAGCAATGATTCTCTCTTTGTGGAGCTTTGGAATTCAGAATTCTGGTATGGCTGTCATCGGGTTTTTGTTTGCGTTGGGATTAGGGTTTCGAACCAATAATTTTTATAAGGCCTTCAGTTTTCCAGTTTATATTCTAGGAATAGTTTCTCTTGGAATGTATTTCCCCCAGTTTTTTCAAGAAATAAACGGGTTTAGGCTCACGGGATTAATCAATCCCTTGATCCAGGTAATCATGTTTGGAATGGGGGCAACTTTAAGTTGGAGTGATTTTGCAGCAGTGGCAAAGAGTCCAAAAGCAGTTGGATTGGGAATTCTTGCTCAATTTATGGTCATGCCTTTGGTTGGATTTGGACTAGCTACACTTAGTGGGCTTAATCCTGAGGTAGCTGCTGGGATTATTCTTGTAGGAAGTGCTCCCGGAGGAACGGCATCTAATGTGATGGCTTTTTTGGCCAAGGCAAATGTCGCGCTTTCAGTGACGTTGACTTCGATTTCCACACTACTCGCTCCGTTGATGATGCCCATTTTGATGAAAGTCTTAGCAGGTCAATTCATTGAAATCGATGTGTTGAAAATGATGTGGGACATTTTCAAAATTATCCTGTTACCAGTTGGATCAGGTTTGCTGGTTAATCAAATTTGGAAAGGAAAATCTTCTATAATAGAACGCATTTTGCCTATTATTTCAATGATTGGAATCGCCTTGATTATTTTGGTTATTACAGCGGCGGGCAGAGATGGGTTACTTCAAATTGGACCTCTCCTCATCCTTTTGGTTCTTATTCATAATCTTTTTGGATATGGAATAGGCTATGGTTTTTCGCGGTTAATCGGAATGAGTGAAAAGGATTCACGGACTTTAGCCATAGAAGTGGGGATGCAAAACGCTGGCTTGGCAAGTGGACTTTCTGCCATTCTAGGGAAAATTGGAACAGTAGGCCTCGCTCCGGCGGTATTTGGTCCTATGCAAAACGTGACTGGTTCAGTTTTAGCCACTTTTTGGAGTAGAAAAGGATTGAAGAAAAAATAG
- a CDS encoding DUF4407 domain-containing protein — translation MNSISRFFWFCSGANFAILKRTPTESNKYVGIGATVFFTGVLAALAAGYALFTVFQNLIPAIFFGLLWGMMIFNLDRFIVSSMRKKENAWAEWKLAIPRLILAVLLALVISKPLELKMFEREINRKLDEKKTEFIAQSKANLAKGFPEIQELEGKIDTLKAEVSRAETFRNQLQKEYDAERFGEKTAGTSGIVGLGTNAKKKEQQLDAAQLALENLRKQNQVRIDTLEAQIREFMALRQVEFEKQQPGIEGFDGLAARMDALSALTSESSAMAMANVFIMLLFIAIETAPIFVKLISSRGPYDELLELHEEKVKLFKGEKWMIAKGESEARVGYFQDTHFYATDLKKEKTNRKNRAEADRELAKWE, via the coding sequence ATGAATTCAATCTCCCGGTTTTTCTGGTTTTGCAGCGGTGCAAATTTCGCCATCTTGAAGCGGACGCCTACTGAATCAAATAAGTATGTGGGAATCGGAGCCACGGTCTTTTTCACAGGGGTATTGGCAGCACTAGCCGCAGGATATGCCTTGTTCACCGTGTTTCAAAATTTGATTCCTGCGATATTTTTCGGACTCCTTTGGGGTATGATGATTTTTAACCTAGATCGCTTTATTGTATCGAGTATGCGAAAGAAGGAAAACGCTTGGGCAGAGTGGAAGTTGGCCATTCCTCGATTGATATTGGCAGTTTTGCTCGCTTTGGTAATCTCCAAGCCTTTGGAATTGAAAATGTTTGAGCGGGAGATCAATCGGAAATTGGATGAAAAAAAGACTGAGTTTATCGCTCAATCCAAAGCTAACCTTGCAAAGGGATTTCCAGAGATCCAAGAATTAGAAGGTAAAATCGATACCCTTAAAGCGGAGGTTTCCCGAGCTGAGACTTTCAGGAATCAACTCCAAAAAGAATATGATGCTGAGCGATTTGGGGAGAAAACAGCAGGAACTAGCGGGATTGTCGGTCTCGGTACCAATGCAAAGAAGAAAGAACAGCAATTGGATGCTGCTCAGCTTGCATTGGAGAATCTGCGAAAACAAAACCAAGTTCGGATCGATACTTTGGAAGCTCAAATCCGGGAGTTTATGGCTTTACGTCAAGTCGAATTTGAGAAGCAGCAGCCTGGGATTGAGGGGTTTGATGGCTTGGCTGCCCGAATGGATGCCCTTTCGGCGCTAACTTCCGAAAGCTCCGCCATGGCAATGGCCAATGTATTTATCATGTTGCTTTTTATTGCCATTGAGACAGCTCCAATTTTTGTCAAGTTGATCTCCAGTCGGGGACCTTACGATGAACTCTTGGAACTGCACGAAGAGAAAGTGAAGCTTTTCAAGGGTGAAAAATGGATGATTGCCAAAGGGGAATCAGAAGCTCGGGTGGGATATTTTCAGGATACTCACTTTTATGCCACCGATTTAAAGAAGGAAAAAACAAATCGAAAAAACCGAGCCGAAGCCGATCGGGAACTGGCCAAGTGGGAATGA
- a CDS encoding type II toxin-antitoxin system VapC family toxin, whose product MRVFLDANVLVSVLNKEYPLFPHSARILSLADQRRFQLYTTPICLAIAFYFAEKKCGTAQAKQKMQILSSKIHIASVDSQTVLGAISNPSVLDFEDGLEYYSAMQHDCNAIITEDSEGFYFSEIPVYDCRKFLEEVVF is encoded by the coding sequence ATGAGGGTATTTCTGGATGCAAACGTGCTGGTGTCCGTGTTGAATAAGGAATACCCACTTTTTCCGCATTCTGCTCGGATTTTAAGTTTGGCGGATCAGCGGCGATTCCAACTCTACACCACTCCGATATGCTTGGCTATTGCTTTTTATTTTGCGGAGAAAAAATGCGGAACCGCTCAAGCCAAGCAAAAAATGCAGATCCTTTCTTCCAAAATTCACATTGCCTCTGTGGATTCACAAACTGTCTTAGGTGCTATTTCTAATCCAAGCGTCTTAGATTTTGAGGACGGTTTGGAGTACTATTCAGCCATGCAGCATGACTGTAATGCCATCATCACCGAAGATTCTGAGGGTTTTTATTTTTCTGAAATCCCGGTGTATGACTGTCGTAAGTTTCTAGAAGAGGTGGTTTTTTGA
- a CDS encoding VIT1/CCC1 transporter family protein has product MESDIHLENTRFGKLQEYLREFVYGGIDGAVTTFAVVAGGYGANLDPGILIILGFANLLADGFSMSVGAYLSAKSERDNFDKHEKIEYWEIENLPEIEREEIADIYREKGFKGELLDKIVDHICSDKDLWVAEMMKDELGMMRDSKSPFKIGLATFISFLLVGFIPLMVYLWDFFFPIQINTFLWTSILTTLAFLIVGWLKSIVNQTSAARSITETVALGVLAAVVAFYVGDILEQFFT; this is encoded by the coding sequence ATGGAATCCGATATCCATTTAGAAAACACCCGATTTGGGAAACTACAAGAATACCTGAGAGAATTTGTATATGGCGGCATCGATGGCGCCGTCACCACCTTTGCTGTCGTGGCAGGTGGATATGGAGCAAACCTCGACCCAGGCATCTTGATCATACTTGGTTTTGCCAATTTGTTGGCAGATGGTTTTTCCATGTCGGTTGGGGCTTACCTTTCCGCAAAAAGCGAGCGAGACAATTTTGACAAACACGAAAAGATCGAATATTGGGAAATCGAAAATCTACCCGAAATCGAACGTGAGGAAATCGCCGACATCTATCGGGAGAAAGGCTTTAAAGGTGAGCTTTTGGATAAAATTGTCGATCACATTTGCTCGGACAAAGACCTTTGGGTAGCTGAAATGATGAAGGACGAACTAGGAATGATGCGGGACAGCAAAAGTCCTTTTAAAATCGGCTTGGCCACCTTCATTTCCTTTCTATTGGTTGGATTTATCCCTTTAATGGTTTACCTCTGGGATTTTTTCTTCCCAATCCAAATAAACACCTTTTTATGGACTAGTATCTTGACCACATTGGCCTTTCTCATTGTTGGCTGGCTTAAAAGCATTGTGAATCAAACATCTGCCGCTCGGTCCATCACCGAAACAGTGGCTTTGGGTGTATTAGCCGCAGTAGTGGCCTTTTATGTCGGGGATATCTTAGAACAGTTTTTTACTTAA
- a CDS encoding Dabb family protein: MAQKLIHQVFFWLHKESDLKEFLTDAAPMLGRCADVAQFILGTPAPTEKREVVDHSFHVSCTLFFDSLEAQAAYQTDPLHLEFIEKYSHMWKTVKVYDIAI, translated from the coding sequence ATGGCACAAAAACTCATTCATCAAGTATTTTTCTGGCTTCATAAAGAGTCTGATTTAAAAGAATTTCTGACCGACGCAGCTCCGATGTTAGGACGTTGTGCAGATGTCGCTCAGTTTATTTTAGGAACCCCTGCACCAACCGAAAAACGAGAGGTCGTAGATCATAGCTTTCATGTTTCTTGCACTCTTTTTTTTGATTCCTTAGAAGCTCAGGCCGCCTACCAAACCGACCCTCTACATTTAGAGTTTATTGAAAAATACTCACACATGTGGAAAACGGTAAAGGTCTATGACATCGCGATCTAA
- a CDS encoding DUF5995 family protein — MNSIEEVLIRMDQIVSACQKQESRIGYFAILYRQVTRRVRDGILAGEFEDNPRMEKLDILFAKRFIDAYERWISGQKTTESWRLAFEASKNSNHLILQHLFLGINAHINLDLGIAASETMDGKELQEIKGDFDKINSVLAELVDGVKANISIVSPIFGWLIPLAKGKDEMLLNFSIQIARDGAWKYAGEYHAHPNKAFQIEDRDKNISALAKKLINPGKFLRILIKIIAFAEWKSVSRTMDQLDQVANKTLPGF, encoded by the coding sequence ATGAATTCAATTGAGGAAGTTTTGATCCGAATGGATCAAATTGTTTCGGCATGTCAGAAACAGGAAAGCCGTATAGGGTATTTCGCCATACTTTATCGCCAGGTCACAAGGCGAGTTAGAGACGGGATTTTGGCCGGAGAATTTGAGGACAATCCAAGAATGGAAAAGTTGGACATCCTCTTTGCCAAGCGATTTATTGATGCCTACGAGCGCTGGATTTCAGGCCAAAAAACTACTGAAAGCTGGAGATTAGCATTTGAAGCAAGTAAAAATTCGAACCACCTTATTCTGCAACACCTTTTTCTCGGAATCAATGCCCACATCAATTTGGATCTTGGAATTGCTGCCTCAGAAACGATGGATGGAAAAGAGCTTCAGGAAATCAAAGGAGATTTCGATAAAATCAATTCAGTCCTTGCCGAATTAGTAGATGGAGTCAAAGCCAATATCAGCATCGTCTCTCCAATTTTTGGCTGGCTTATCCCTCTGGCAAAAGGAAAAGACGAAATGCTCCTCAATTTCTCCATACAAATCGCCAGGGATGGCGCATGGAAATATGCCGGAGAATACCATGCCCATCCCAACAAAGCCTTTCAGATAGAAGATCGAGACAAAAACATTTCTGCCTTAGCCAAAAAACTGATCAATCCTGGAAAATTCTTGAGAATTCTAATTAAGATCATAGCTTTTGCTGAATGGAAATCGGTGAGCCGAACGATGGATCAATTGGATCAGGTTGCAAATAAAACCCTCCCGGGGTTTTGA
- a CDS encoding DUF6364 family protein — MDTKITLSFNKDIIDRAKDFADQNNISLSRLTEFLYAQMTSKTYKSLEELPISDWVNMVSDGEVEYKRMPSSRKAMKDEFFEGKK; from the coding sequence ATGGACACCAAAATCACATTGTCTTTCAATAAAGACATCATTGACCGAGCCAAGGATTTTGCCGACCAAAATAACATTAGTCTTTCTCGGTTGACGGAGTTTCTCTATGCGCAGATGACTTCCAAGACTTACAAGTCTTTGGAGGAGCTTCCGATTTCCGATTGGGTGAATATGGTGTCTGATGGTGAGGTAGAATATAAGCGCATGCCTTCCAGTCGCAAGGCCATGAAGGATGAGTTCTTCGAAGGCAAAAAATGA